A stretch of DNA from Rheinheimera sp. MMS21-TC3:
TGGTCGCTACGCTTTTGATAGCACTAAACCTGCCCCAACACGCTACCCTGCCAGACATACCTTAGAAGCTTGTGAAGCTGTAGCCCGCTTACACGGTTTAAATCAAGACCAAGTAGTCTATATGCAACAAAACCCTGATGTAATTGACCAAGGGGTATTTCATAACGATGTTATTGCCGTTGGCAATCAAAACGTGCTGTTTTATCATCAACAAGCTTTTGTTGATAGCAAAAATAAACTAGCCGAGTTACAACGTAAATTTGGCAATGACCAAGAACTCCATCTGATTGAAGTTAAAACAGACGAAGTTAGTGTTGAACAAGCAATTAAAACCTATTTATTTAATACTCAAGTTATCACTCTTCCTAATGGTGAGATGGCCATTATTGCGCCAACAGAATGCCGCGACAACCCTACAGTACATAGCTATTTACAACAACTAACAAGCCGTGGCACGCCAATTAAACAAGTTCACTATTATGATGTTAAGCAAAGCATGCAAAATGGTGGTGGCCCTGCTTGTTTAAGACTACGGGTAGTTTTAAGTGAACAAGAGCAAGCCGCGGTCAATCAGCACGTAATTATGAATGACAACCTATTTGCTGATTTAAACCAGTGGGTAGATAAGCATTACCGTGATGAATTATCAGAAGCAGACTTAGCTGATCCCCAATTATTGGTTGAGTCACGCACCGCTTTAGATGAATTAACCCAACTATTAGATTTAGGATCGGTTTATCAGTTTCAACAAAGTAAATAAGCTCGTTTAAATAGCACTTAAAGCGATTAAACAAATTTAGTCGCTTTAAGTGCTTCGCTATTCTCTTCCTTGCTAAAACGTTTCTGCTAGCTGTTGTTTTAGTTTATCGTCTTCTGTAGTAGATGTTAGGGCCTGAACTATAGTGTGTGCCAATTCTTTGTCACCATTTAATGCATATAACTGAGCCAAGCGAAACTGAGCCCATTCTCGACGCTCTTCTTCTGTAGATTCTGCAATAAATTGCAATAACATAGCGATA
This window harbors:
- the astB gene encoding N-succinylarginine dihydrolase; this translates as MKFIEANFDGLVGPTHNYAGLSIGNIASLSNAKNTSSPRQAAKQGLSKMKALHDLGMVQGVLAPQERPDVHTLRRLGFSGSDAAVIEKAAKQAPAVFKAVCSASSMWTANAATISPSADTANNKVHFTPANLTNKFHRSLEPSTTGNILQAMFRDPKYFSHHTHLPDNDHFGDEGAANHTRLCSQYGKTGVELFVFGRYAFDSTKPAPTRYPARHTLEACEAVARLHGLNQDQVVYMQQNPDVIDQGVFHNDVIAVGNQNVLFYHQQAFVDSKNKLAELQRKFGNDQELHLIEVKTDEVSVEQAIKTYLFNTQVITLPNGEMAIIAPTECRDNPTVHSYLQQLTSRGTPIKQVHYYDVKQSMQNGGGPACLRLRVVLSEQEQAAVNQHVIMNDNLFADLNQWVDKHYRDELSEADLADPQLLVESRTALDELTQLLDLGSVYQFQQSK